In a single window of the Flavobacterium sp. W4I14 genome:
- a CDS encoding type III pantothenate kinase (product_source=KO:K03525; cath_funfam=3.30.420.40; cog=COG1521; ko=KO:K03525; pfam=PF03309; superfamily=53067; tigrfam=TIGR00671) codes for MRRLSIDIGNSAVKVAVFANKEIIHHQRFNKIGILDLAQLIEKFSPAKSIISSVNQEVGPLEVFLKKHTEYIRFSTMLTNGVQNRYKTPVTLGLDRWAAILGANGLHPTNASLVVDAGTCITYDVLSSTKEYFGGSISPGIKMRFKAVHEFTGRLPLVEWDANEAIVEGTDTQSAIKNGVLQGIINEIEGFIALNNKKESALKVIITGGDANFLYKQLQNSIFAPQIIKDPYLVLKGLNEAIAD; via the coding sequence ATGCGTAGGCTAAGCATTGATATTGGAAATTCTGCTGTGAAGGTTGCAGTTTTTGCAAATAAGGAAATTATTCATCATCAGCGTTTCAATAAAATTGGGATACTTGATCTGGCTCAATTGATTGAGAAGTTTTCGCCAGCGAAATCCATCATCAGTAGTGTTAACCAGGAAGTTGGACCATTAGAAGTATTTTTAAAAAAGCATACCGAGTATATCCGTTTTTCAACCATGTTGACGAACGGCGTACAAAATAGATATAAAACACCAGTTACTTTAGGATTAGATAGATGGGCTGCTATTTTGGGTGCAAATGGCTTACATCCAACAAATGCAAGTTTAGTGGTTGATGCGGGCACCTGTATTACTTACGATGTTTTAAGTAGCACGAAGGAATATTTTGGTGGAAGCATAAGCCCTGGCATTAAAATGCGGTTTAAGGCTGTACACGAATTTACTGGCCGTTTGCCTTTGGTGGAGTGGGATGCAAATGAGGCTATTGTGGAAGGTACTGATACCCAATCGGCAATCAAGAACGGTGTTTTACAAGGAATAATAAACGAAATTGAAGGCTTTATTGCCCTAAATAATAAAAAAGAAAGTGCTCTGAAGGTAATTATAACGGGAGGTGATGCTAATTTTTTGTATAAACAATTACAAAACAGCATCTTTGCGCCTCAAATTATAAAAGATCCTTACTTAGTATTAAAAGGATTAAATGAAGCTATTGCAGATTAA
- a CDS encoding hypothetical protein (product_source=Hypo-rule applied; cleavage_site_network=SignalP-noTM; superfamily=56935; transmembrane_helix_parts=Inside_1_11,TMhelix_12_34,Outside_35_437) → MKLLQIKMYKRINYIAAILVLVCGLSAEAQVTTSSPYSRYGLGNIKGSLLPQLRAMGGISTAVGKVTGFNYINMQNPASYAGISLTTIDVGMSAGLTNLSRNNLSETSFNSTFSHLAFAAPVTKRSALSFGILPYSDLGYSYRNTTKVDTTTLDQLYEGEGGLSKAYLGYGYRFGDHLRIGGNLEYIFGNLQTTRATEFQSVGAYNAKLQNKNSVGGINYSYGIQYDFNIGKKTIMTLGYSGSTSGKINSTQTSFATFYTRDQSGNENPAADTLNITNNGKSNLTLPLTHNFGISIQENDKWMIGADFRMSKWSATSINNVSQGLQDSWGASLGGQWTPDAFSYNSYMKRVDYRLGVNYDKTYIKIGNQDIKQMGASLGFGFPLPTANGGTAFYKINFTTEFGQRGTLSDNLVKEKFINFHLGFTLNDTWFRKYRVD, encoded by the coding sequence ATGAAGCTATTGCAGATTAAAATGTACAAAAGAATAAATTATATTGCAGCCATACTCGTTCTAGTTTGTGGTTTAAGTGCTGAGGCACAGGTTACCACTTCATCACCATATTCAAGATATGGACTTGGAAATATAAAGGGATCTTTGTTGCCCCAGCTTAGAGCAATGGGTGGAATTTCTACCGCAGTAGGTAAAGTAACAGGGTTCAATTATATTAATATGCAAAACCCTGCATCTTATGCCGGAATATCTTTAACTACCATTGATGTGGGAATGAGTGCTGGTTTAACCAATCTTTCGCGAAACAATTTAAGCGAAACGAGTTTCAATTCTACTTTTAGTCATTTGGCATTTGCCGCTCCGGTTACCAAAAGATCAGCCTTGAGTTTTGGTATTTTGCCTTACTCAGATTTGGGTTATTCTTACAGAAACACCACCAAAGTTGACACCACCACTTTAGATCAGCTTTATGAAGGCGAAGGCGGCTTATCAAAGGCTTATTTAGGTTATGGTTATCGTTTTGGCGATCATTTAAGGATTGGTGGTAACTTAGAATATATTTTTGGTAACCTCCAAACTACCCGGGCTACCGAATTTCAATCAGTAGGGGCTTATAACGCTAAACTTCAAAATAAAAATAGTGTTGGTGGTATAAATTACTCTTATGGCATTCAGTACGATTTTAATATCGGTAAGAAAACAATTATGACCCTGGGTTATTCTGGAAGTACTTCTGGAAAAATAAATTCAACGCAAACTTCTTTTGCTACGTTCTACACAAGAGATCAAAGTGGTAATGAAAACCCTGCAGCCGATACGTTAAATATCACGAATAACGGAAAATCTAATCTTACCTTGCCATTAACGCACAATTTTGGGATCTCTATCCAGGAAAATGATAAGTGGATGATTGGTGCCGATTTTAGAATGAGTAAATGGTCTGCAACAAGTATCAATAATGTAAGTCAAGGTTTGCAAGATAGCTGGGGAGCATCGCTCGGCGGCCAATGGACACCAGATGCATTTTCTTACAACAGTTATATGAAACGTGTAGATTATCGCCTTGGTGTTAATTACGATAAAACTTATATCAAAATCGGCAATCAGGATATCAAACAAATGGGTGCATCGTTAGGTTTTGGCTTCCCGTTGCCTACTGCTAACGGTGGTACAGCATTTTATAAAATCAACTTTACAACCGAGTTCGGACAAAGGGGAACGTTAAGCGATAATCTTGTTAAAGAGAAGTTTATTAATTTCCATTTAGGCTTTACCTTAAACGATACCTGGTTCCGTAAGTACCGTGTAGACTAA
- a CDS encoding hypothetical protein (product_source=Hypo-rule applied; cleavage_site_network=SignalP-noTM; superfamily=51395), whose protein sequence is MNLRTFLYGLFLVLPFFLASCGDDDLKNASSVSPNKVILSRDRTIGVDITYSDSARIKAKGYAPIMDKVTPSNGSAYQEMIKGVNIDFYNPNGTIDGNLVCDYAIRKDNELKTEFRKNVVVKNSKGDTFSSQELIWDESKKIFYSNQRVYVKGVDGSIGEGINFKAPQDFSTYEMDSGNGELNMKEGVAP, encoded by the coding sequence ATGAATTTAAGGACATTTTTATATGGTCTGTTTCTGGTGTTGCCTTTTTTTCTGGCTTCCTGTGGAGACGACGATCTAAAAAATGCCAGTTCAGTTTCGCCTAATAAAGTAATCCTGTCCAGGGATAGGACCATCGGTGTCGATATCACCTACAGTGATTCGGCCAGAATTAAGGCTAAGGGTTATGCGCCGATAATGGATAAGGTTACGCCTTCGAACGGAAGTGCTTATCAGGAAATGATTAAGGGTGTAAATATCGATTTTTATAACCCTAATGGAACCATTGATGGAAACCTGGTTTGCGATTACGCCATTAGGAAGGATAATGAGCTTAAAACCGAATTCAGGAAAAATGTAGTCGTAAAAAACAGTAAAGGCGATACTTTCTCTTCGCAGGAGCTGATTTGGGATGAGTCGAAAAAGATTTTTTATTCCAATCAACGGGTATATGTGAAAGGAGTAGATGGAAGCATAGGCGAAGGAATCAACTTTAAAGCGCCGCAGGATTTTAGTACCTATGAAATGGACAGCGGAAACGGTGAGCTGAACATGAAGGAAGGCGTAGCGCCTTAG